The Streptomyces sp. Alt3 genome has a segment encoding these proteins:
- the gyrB gene encoding DNA topoisomerase (ATP-hydrolyzing) subunit B, translating to MLCQKGRFVADSGNPNENIPSTAGEPGEVTASYDASAITVLEGLDAVRKRPGMYIGSTGERGLHHLVQEVVDNSVDEAMAGHADTIDVTIFADGGVRVVDNGRGIPVGIVPSEGKPAVEVVLTVLHAGGKFGGGGYAVSGGLHGVGVSVVNALSTRVSVEVKTDGYRWTQDYKLGVPTAPLARHEATEETGTSVTFWADGDVFETTDYSFETLSRRFQEMAFLNKGLTLKLTDEREEAKATAGADSAEVVDVPDEESTRTVTYHYENGIVDFVKYLNSRKGELIHQSVIDIEAEDKDRLLSAEIAMQWNTQYTEGVYSFANAIHTHEGGTHEEGFRAALTSLVNRYARDKKLLREKDDNLTGEDVREGLTAIISVKLGEPQFEGQTKTKLGNTEAKTFVQKVVHEQLTDWFDRNPNEAADIIRKGIAASTARVAARKARDLTRRKGLLESASLPGKLSDCQSNDPTKCEIFIVEGDSAGGSAKSGRNPMYQAILPIRGKILNVEKARIDKILQNTEVQALISAFGTGVHEDFDIEKLRYHKIILMADADVDGQHINTLLLTFLFRFMRPLVEQGNVYLSRPPLYKIKWGRDDFEYAYSDRERDALVALGKQNGKRIKEDSIQRFKGLGEMNAEELRVTTMDIDHRVLGQVTLDDAAQADDLFSVLMGEDVEARRSFIQRNAKDVRFLDI from the coding sequence GTGCTGTGCCAGAAAGGGCGCTTCGTGGCCGATTCCGGCAACCCCAACGAGAACATCCCGTCCACAGCCGGTGAGCCCGGCGAGGTCACCGCCTCGTACGACGCCAGCGCGATCACCGTGCTCGAAGGCCTGGACGCGGTCCGCAAGCGACCCGGCATGTACATCGGGTCGACCGGTGAGCGCGGTCTCCACCACCTCGTGCAAGAGGTTGTCGACAACTCGGTCGACGAGGCGATGGCCGGGCACGCGGACACCATCGACGTCACGATCTTCGCCGACGGCGGGGTGCGTGTGGTCGACAACGGCCGCGGCATCCCGGTCGGCATCGTGCCGTCCGAGGGCAAGCCGGCCGTGGAGGTCGTGCTCACCGTCCTGCACGCAGGCGGCAAGTTCGGCGGCGGCGGCTACGCCGTCTCCGGCGGTCTGCACGGCGTCGGCGTGTCCGTCGTCAACGCCCTGTCCACGCGAGTCTCCGTCGAGGTCAAGACGGACGGCTACCGCTGGACCCAGGACTACAAGCTCGGTGTGCCGACCGCTCCGCTGGCCCGTCACGAGGCCACGGAGGAGACGGGTACCAGCGTCACCTTCTGGGCGGACGGCGACGTCTTCGAGACCACCGACTACTCCTTCGAGACGCTCTCGCGGCGCTTCCAGGAGATGGCGTTCCTCAACAAGGGACTCACCCTCAAGCTCACCGACGAGCGCGAGGAGGCGAAGGCCACGGCGGGCGCGGACAGCGCCGAGGTGGTCGACGTCCCCGACGAGGAGTCGACCCGCACGGTCACGTACCACTACGAGAACGGCATCGTCGACTTCGTCAAGTACCTCAACTCCCGCAAGGGAGAGCTCATTCACCAGTCGGTGATCGACATCGAGGCCGAGGACAAGGACCGGCTCCTCTCGGCCGAGATCGCCATGCAGTGGAACACGCAGTACACCGAGGGGGTCTACTCCTTCGCCAACGCGATCCACACGCATGAGGGCGGTACGCACGAGGAAGGCTTCCGTGCGGCGCTGACCTCGCTGGTCAACCGCTACGCGCGCGACAAGAAGCTGCTGCGCGAGAAGGACGACAACCTCACCGGTGAGGACGTCCGCGAGGGCCTGACGGCGATCATCTCGGTGAAGCTGGGCGAGCCGCAGTTCGAGGGTCAGACGAAGACCAAGCTGGGCAACACCGAGGCGAAGACCTTCGTCCAGAAGGTCGTCCACGAGCAGCTGACGGACTGGTTCGACCGGAACCCGAACGAGGCCGCCGACATCATCCGCAAGGGCATCGCGGCCTCGACGGCTCGTGTCGCGGCCCGCAAGGCGCGTGACCTCACCCGGCGCAAGGGGCTCCTCGAGAGCGCCTCGCTGCCCGGCAAGCTGAGCGACTGCCAGTCCAACGACCCGACGAAGTGCGAGATCTTCATCGTCGAGGGTGACTCCGCCGGCGGTTCGGCGAAGTCCGGCCGCAACCCGATGTACCAGGCGATCCTGCCCATCCGCGGCAAGATCCTGAACGTCGAGAAGGCCCGGATCGACAAGATCCTGCAGAACACCGAGGTCCAGGCGCTGATCTCGGCCTTCGGTACCGGGGTCCACGAGGACTTCGACATCGAGAAGCTCCGCTATCACAAGATCATTCTGATGGCGGACGCCGACGTCGACGGTCAGCACATCAACACTCTGCTGCTCACCTTCCTCTTCCGCTTCATGCGGCCGCTGGTGGAGCAGGGCAACGTCTACCTCTCGCGCCCGCCGCTCTACAAGATCAAGTGGGGCCGGGACGACTTCGAGTACGCGTACTCGGACCGTGAGCGCGACGCGCTCGTGGCGCTCGGCAAGCAGAACGGCAAGCGGATCAAGGAAGACTCGATCCAGCGCTTCAAGGGGCTCGGCGAGATGAACGCCGAGGAGCTGCGCGTCACCACGATGGACATCGACCACCGTGTGCTCGGCCAGGTCACGCTGGACGACGCGGCGCAGGCCGACGACCTGTTCTCGGTGCTGATGGGCGAGGACGTCGAGGCGCGCCGCTCCTTCATCCAGCGCAACGCCAAGGACGTCCGCTTCCTCGACATCTGA
- the gyrA gene encoding DNA gyrase subunit A, which translates to MADENTPVMPEEEPTVPGVGMRVEPVGLETEMQRSYLDYAMSVIVSRALPDVRDGLKPVHRRVLYAMYDGGYRPEKGFYKCARVVGDVMGTYHPHGDSSIYDALVRLAQPWSLRMPLVDSNGNFGSPGNDPAAAMRYTECKMMPLSMEMVRDIDEETVDFQDNYDGRNQEPTVLPARFPNLLVNGSAGIAVGMATNIPPHNLREVAAGAQWYLENPEASHEELLDALIERIKGPDFPTGALVVGRKGIEEAYRTGRGSITMRAVVAVEEIQGRQCLVVTELPFQTNPDNLAQKIADLVKDGKVGGIADVRDETSSRTGQRLVVVLKRDAVAKVVLNNLYKHTDLQSNFGANMLALVDGVPRTLSIDAFIRHWVTHQIEVIVRRTRFRLRKAEERAHILRGLLKALNAIEEVIALIRRSNTVEIAREGLMGLLEIDEIQANAILEMQLRRLAALEHQKITAEHDELQAKINEYNEILASPAKQRQIVSEELAAIVDKFGDDRRSKLVPFDGDMSIEDLIAEEDIVVTISRGGYVKRTKTDDYRSQKRGGKGVRGTKLREDDIVDHFFVSTTHHWLLFFTNKGRVYRAKAYELPDAGRDARGQHVANLLAFQPDEQIAQILAIRDYDAAPYLVLATKGGLVKKTSLKDYDSPRSGGVIAINLRETESGADDELIGAELVSAEDDLLLISRKAQSIRFTATDEALRPMGRATSGVKGMSFREGDELLSMNVVRPGTFVFTATDGGYAKRTAVDEYRVQGRGGLGIKAAKIVEDRGSLVGALVVEEADEILAITLGGGVIRTRVNEVRETGRDTMGVQLINLGKRDAVVGIARNAEAGREAEEVDGTDEAEGATGEAHAETVVEGTVEGTAPSAGEHEE; encoded by the coding sequence ATGGCCGACGAGAACACCCCTGTGATGCCCGAAGAGGAGCCCACCGTCCCGGGCGTGGGCATGCGTGTCGAGCCCGTGGGGCTCGAGACGGAGATGCAGCGCTCCTACCTCGACTACGCGATGTCCGTCATCGTGTCGCGTGCGCTGCCCGACGTACGGGACGGCCTGAAGCCCGTCCACCGCCGGGTGCTGTACGCGATGTACGACGGCGGCTACCGCCCCGAGAAGGGGTTCTACAAGTGCGCCCGCGTCGTCGGTGACGTCATGGGTACGTACCACCCGCACGGCGACTCCTCCATCTACGACGCCCTGGTGCGCCTCGCGCAGCCGTGGTCGCTGCGGATGCCGCTGGTGGACTCCAACGGCAACTTCGGTTCCCCGGGCAACGACCCGGCCGCCGCCATGCGGTACACCGAGTGCAAGATGATGCCGCTGTCCATGGAGATGGTCCGGGACATCGACGAGGAGACCGTCGACTTCCAGGACAACTACGACGGCCGCAACCAGGAGCCGACGGTCCTGCCGGCGCGCTTCCCGAACCTCCTGGTCAACGGCTCCGCAGGCATCGCCGTCGGTATGGCGACCAACATCCCGCCGCACAACCTGCGCGAGGTCGCCGCCGGCGCCCAGTGGTACCTGGAGAACCCCGAGGCCTCGCACGAGGAGCTGCTGGACGCGCTGATCGAGCGCATCAAGGGCCCCGACTTCCCCACCGGCGCGCTGGTCGTGGGCCGCAAGGGCATCGAGGAGGCGTACCGCACAGGGCGCGGCTCCATCACGATGCGTGCGGTCGTCGCGGTCGAGGAGATCCAGGGCCGCCAGTGCCTGGTCGTCACCGAGCTGCCGTTCCAGACCAACCCCGACAACCTCGCGCAGAAGATCGCCGACCTGGTCAAGGACGGCAAGGTCGGCGGGATCGCGGACGTCCGGGACGAGACGTCCTCGCGCACGGGGCAGCGCCTGGTCGTCGTGCTGAAGCGCGACGCGGTCGCCAAGGTCGTGCTGAACAACCTCTACAAGCACACCGATCTTCAGTCGAACTTCGGCGCGAACATGCTGGCGCTCGTCGACGGGGTGCCGCGCACGCTGTCGATCGACGCGTTCATCCGCCACTGGGTGACGCACCAGATCGAGGTCATCGTCCGGCGCACGCGGTTCCGGTTGCGCAAGGCCGAGGAGCGGGCGCACATCCTGCGAGGCCTGCTCAAGGCGCTGAACGCGATCGAAGAGGTCATCGCGCTCATCCGCCGCAGCAACACCGTGGAGATCGCGCGTGAGGGCCTGATGGGCCTGCTCGAGATCGACGAGATCCAGGCGAACGCGATCCTGGAGATGCAGCTGCGCCGCCTGGCCGCGCTGGAGCACCAGAAGATCACCGCCGAGCACGACGAACTCCAGGCGAAGATCAACGAGTACAACGAGATCCTGGCCTCCCCCGCGAAGCAGCGTCAGATCGTCAGCGAGGAACTGGCCGCGATCGTCGACAAGTTCGGCGACGACCGGCGCTCCAAGCTGGTGCCCTTCGACGGCGACATGTCCATCGAGGACCTCATCGCCGAGGAGGACATCGTCGTCACGATCTCCCGCGGCGGTTACGTCAAGCGCACCAAGACGGACGACTACCGTTCGCAGAAGCGCGGCGGCAAGGGCGTGCGTGGCACGAAGCTCAGGGAAGACGACATCGTCGACCACTTCTTCGTGTCGACGACGCACCACTGGCTGCTGTTCTTCACGAACAAGGGCCGGGTCTACCGGGCCAAGGCCTACGAGCTGCCGGACGCCGGCCGGGACGCGCGTGGCCAGCACGTCGCGAACCTCCTGGCGTTCCAGCCGGACGAGCAGATCGCGCAGATCCTGGCGATCCGCGACTACGACGCCGCGCCCTACCTGGTCCTGGCGACCAAGGGCGGTCTGGTGAAGAAGACCTCGCTGAAGGACTACGACTCACCCCGCTCCGGCGGCGTCATCGCGATCAACCTCCGGGAGACGGAGAGCGGCGCGGACGACGAGCTGATCGGTGCGGAACTGGTGTCGGCCGAGGACGATCTGCTGCTCATCAGCAGGAAGGCCCAGTCGATCAGGTTCACCGCGACCGACGAGGCGCTGCGCCCGATGGGCCGTGCCACCTCGGGCGTGAAGGGCATGAGTTTCCGCGAGGGCGATGAACTGCTCTCGATGAATGTTGTCCGGCCCGGTACGTTCGTGTTCACTGCCACCGACGGTGGTTACGCGAAGCGGACCGCGGTCGACGAATACCGCGTCCAGGGTCGTGGTGGTCTCGGCATCAAGGCCGCCAAGATCGTCGAGGACCGCGGTTCCCTCGTCGGTGCGCTGGTGGTGGAGGAGGCGGACGAGATCCTCGCCATCACGCTCGGTGGCGGTGTGATTCGTACGCGAGTCAATGAAGTCAGGGAGACGGGCCGTGACACCATGGGCGTCCAACTGATCAATCTGGGCAAGCGGGATGCCGTCGTCGGCATCGCGCGCAACGCCGAGGCCGGTCGTGAGGCCGAAGAGGTCGACGGGACCGATGAGGCCGAAGGCGCCACGGGCGAGGCTCATGCCGAGACCGTGGTCGAGGGCACAGTCGAGGGCACGGCGCCTTCGGCCGGGGAGCACGAGGAGTAG
- a CDS encoding DUF3566 domain-containing protein, which yields MTDTRGPQYEGYATGPLPGEREPASGQAGPYHPPQAYSSPAGGTQGGGTQGGTQGATGGGQATRLPRTGARTTPRTRKARLRVAKADPWSVMKVSFLLSIALGICTVVAAAVLWMVMDAMGVFSTVGGTISEATGSNESNGFDLQSFLSLPRVLIFTSVIAVIDVVLATALATLGAFIYNLSAGFVGGVELTLAEDE from the coding sequence GTGACGGACACTCGGGGACCTCAGTACGAGGGGTACGCGACCGGGCCTCTGCCCGGTGAGCGTGAGCCCGCTTCGGGTCAGGCGGGGCCCTACCACCCGCCCCAGGCGTACTCGTCCCCTGCGGGCGGTACGCAGGGCGGAGGCACGCAGGGCGGTACACAGGGCGCCACAGGCGGCGGGCAGGCGACCCGGCTGCCCCGCACAGGGGCGCGGACCACTCCGCGTACCCGTAAGGCGCGTCTGCGGGTCGCCAAGGCCGATCCGTGGTCGGTGATGAAGGTGAGCTTCCTGCTCTCCATCGCCCTCGGCATCTGCACGGTGGTCGCGGCCGCGGTCCTGTGGATGGTGATGGACGCGATGGGCGTCTTCTCCACCGTGGGCGGCACGATCAGCGAGGCCACCGGCTCGAACGAGAGCAACGGCTTCGATCTGCAGTCGTTCCTGTCGCTGCCGCGCGTGCTCATCTTCACCTCGGTCATCGCGGTGATCGATGTGGTGCTGGCCACCGCGCTGGCGACGCTGGGCGCCTTCATCTACAACTTGTCGGCCGGCTTCGTGGGTGGCGTGGAGCTCACGCTGGCCGAGGACGAGTAG
- a CDS encoding DUF6344 domain-containing protein, with amino-acid sequence MSAFKVKSIWTAFVTAFFAILASLGLATAQATAAEPTVTSHEHTAANPATATTPTVRWTLPRDRALPPTMKQRIRAEAHGSSPATRQLSADSTDATHATDNTRSAHSASPAGDSAPLPP; translated from the coding sequence ATGAGCGCCTTCAAGGTCAAGAGCATCTGGACCGCCTTCGTCACCGCCTTCTTCGCGATTCTCGCGTCGCTGGGTCTCGCCACCGCCCAGGCCACGGCCGCGGAGCCCACGGTCACGAGCCACGAGCACACGGCCGCGAACCCGGCAACCGCGACGACGCCGACGGTGCGGTGGACCCTTCCGCGTGACAGGGCGCTGCCACCCACGATGAAGCAGCGCATCCGGGCCGAGGCTCACGGCTCCTCACCCGCCACCCGCCAGCTGTCGGCCGACTCCACGGACGCCACGCACGCGACGGACAACACCCGCTCCGCCCACAGCGCCTCACCCGCCGGGGACTCGGCCCCGCTGCCGCCCTGA
- a CDS encoding DLW-39 family protein codes for MKKLLLVALAAIGGLLVYRQIQADRAEQDLWTEATDSVPAGSGV; via the coding sequence GTGAAGAAGCTTCTCCTGGTCGCACTGGCCGCCATCGGCGGGCTCCTCGTGTACCGCCAGATCCAGGCGGATCGCGCCGAGCAGGATCTGTGGACGGAGGCGACCGACTCCGTGCCCGCAGGTTCAGGTGTGTGA